In Halanaerobium praevalens DSM 2228, the DNA window ATTTATTTAGAAGATCAGTAAATTTTTATTTTATTGAGAAAGTTGTATGAGCAGTAACACTGATTTCTTTATTTTTACTGCTAGTATTATAGACACCTAAACTGGAAGTATTAGTAGAATAAGGTTCAGTTATTTGAAAAACGCCTGAGTTCATTGAAATTACTTTATCTATTTTTAGATTAGTATTAGCTAGCATTTTTTCTGCTCTAGTTTGGGCATTTACAGTTGCTTCAGCTAAGATTTCTTTTTTCAGTTCATCAATTTCAGAATAAAAATATTCTAAATTAGAAGCAGCTATTATAATATCTTTGTTATATAGTTTTAAAGGATCAAGAACTAAATCTTCTACAGCCTCAATATCTTCTGTAATTAAAAAGAGATATTGTTTTAGTTTATAGCCTGTAAAAACCCTTTGGCTATTTCCATTTTTAGTTATATAATTAAATTCTTTATTAACTGTAATTGGCTGAACATTAAACTGTTCAGTTTCAATACCCACATTTTTAATTTCTTTTTTAAAGTCGCTTAATTTTTTTTGCATTTCTAAATAACCTTGTTCAAGTTGATCTTGATCAGCTTTTGTTTCAAAAGTTAAAGCCCATTTTAGTTTATCAGCGGTAAAAGCTTTTTTAGAAATACCAACAACTTTGATTGTATTTTGATTTTTGACTGCTTGATAGAAAAAGCCACCTAAAATAAGAGCAGCGATTATTAGGCCAACTGTTAGAATATAATAATTTTTATTTTGCATAAAATCAGACTCCTTTTTTATTTTATTTAATCTAATAAAACTATTATATCACAGCTAATAATTATTTTGGGAATTAATTTCAGCTTGATTTAACTTGATTTTGCTTGCTGCTTATAATATAATAAAGCCAATAATTAAATAGCCATTTATTAAAAAGCTTTGAAGGACATTAGTAAATTTATTAACTGAAATAAGAGAACTGGTGGCTGCTGCAAATCAGTCAGTTAATTATTGAATCCAGTCTGGAGCTGTGAAGCCGAAAATTTGACTAAGCTGAGCCGGTTGAGTCCGTTAAAACTATTAAGCGGCAGCAATTTGCTGTCATTAGGGTGGCACCACGAGTACGCTCGTCCCTTTTTGAGGGAGGGGTTTTTTTATTTTTAAATAATTTTATTCAATAAATTCAAATTTACTTAAAATGTTAGAGTAAAATAAATTATTAGGGGGAATAAAAATGTTAGATATGAGATTTATTCGAGAAAATCCTGAAGTAGTAGCAAAGGCAATGGAAAAAAGAAATATGGAATCACCAATTTCAGAGTTTCAAGAGCTTGATGATAAGCGGCGTGACTTATTATATGAAGCTGAAAATTTAAAAAACAAGCGGAATATTAATTCTGATAAAATTGGTGAACTCAAAAGAAATGGAGAAGATGCTTCTGATTTAATTTCAGAAATGCAGACTGTTTCTGCTAGAATTAAAGAATTAGATCAAAAAGTAGATGAAGTTGAAACAAAATTAAATAAGCTTCTATTATCTATTCCTAATATTCCTAATCAGTCTGTACCGGTAGGCAGTGATGAAGCTGACAATAAAGAAATTAAAAAATGGGGTGAGCCTCGAAAATTTGATTTTGACTATAAAGCTCACTGGGATTTAGGAGAAGATTTAGATATTTTAGATTTTGAAAGAGGAGGTAAAGTAACAGGTACTCGTTTTACATTTTTAAAAGGTGCTGGTGCTAGATTAGAAAGAGCTCTAATTAATTTTATGCTTAATTTGCATACAGATGAACATGGTTATAAAGAAGTTTTCCCACCTTTTATTGCTAATGCAGATAGTATGACAGGAACTGGTCAGCTGCCTAAATTTGAAAAAGATATGTTCAAATTAGAAGGTTTAGACTATTATTTAATTCCAACAGCAGAAGTTCCAGTAACTAATATGTATCGGGATGAGATTTTAGATGTAGAACAGCTGCCTGAATATTTAACAGCTTATAGTGCATGTTTTAGAGCCGAGGCTGGTGCTCATGGTCGTGATACCAGAGGAATTATTCGTCAACATCAATTTAACAAGGTAGAAATGGTTAAGTTTGTAAAACCAGAAGATTCCTATGCTGAATTAGAAAAAATAACTGCTGATGCAGAAGATGTTTTACAGCGTTTAGAATTACCATATCGGGTAGTGAGCCTTTGTACAGGAGATTTAACTTTTTCTTCTGCTAAAACTTATGATTTAGAAGTTTGGATGCCCGCTTATGACAGTTATCGGGAGATTTCTTCTTGTTCTAATTTTGAAGATTTCCAGGCCAGACGGGCAGGGATTCGTTATCGACCTGAACCAAATGCTAGTACTAAATTTGTCCATACTTTAAATGGATCAGGCTTAGCAATTGGAAGAACAGTTGCTGCTATTCTGGAAAATTATCAAAATGAAGACGGAACAATAACAGTTCCTAAAGTTCTGAGAGACTTTATGGGGACAGATATAATTAAGTAAATAAATATATATATATAGTGTTTTTTTTCACTTGTACCCGGTACCAAAAATATCTTTGTGCCGGGTTTAAATCTTTCTGGTAGATTTGTTAATTTATACTTAAAGAAATCTGCTTTTTATGCTATAATAATTATTCAAGTAAAAAAATATATATAAATAATATAAATAGAAAACTTTAAGGAGGTTTTTATTTTGAGCAAATCCGACATGACGGTTATTAAGCGAGATGAAAGAGAAGTAGCTTATAGTCGGGATAAAATTACTAAAGCTATTTATCGAGCTATGATAGAATCAGGTGAAGATGCAACTGAAGATGATGCTGAACAAGTAGCTTTGGATGTAGAATCAGATTTAATACTTGAATTTTATAATGAAGATCAAATACCTAAGGTGGAAGAAATTCAGGATTTAGTCGAAGAAAAATTAATGAAAGCAGCTTATGTTACAACTGCTAAGGCCTATATTTTATACAGAAATAAAAGACAAAAAACTAGGTTAAAGCGTAAAAAAGATCGCCAAGAAAATCCATTATTATCAAATGATTTTTTGAGTAAATATAAGCACCAGCCTAATCCTTTTCCAACTGAGTTAGGAGAATTTATTTATTATCGAACTTATTCTAGGTGGTTAGAAGAAGAACAAAGGCGCGAATATTGGTGGGAAACTGTAAAAAGAGCTGTCGAATATAATTGTTCGCTGGCCCCAACAACAAAAAAAGAAGCAGAAAAATTATATGATAATGTCTATAATTTAAATAACTTTTTAGCTGGTAGAACACTTTGGACTGCTAGTACAGAATCATCTAAGAAATATGGAATGAGTAATTATAATTGTTCTTTTACAGTAATTGATAGTTTTAAAGCTTATCAGGACTTATTTTACTTACTCATGATCGGTTAATTAGTAGCCGCTTATTACAGTAATGTGATAATGAAAAATCTTGTGAACCTTATACTCAAGGGTGTGCTATTTTAATAGTGCTAACGGTATCAGTGAATAAATAATAAACTGACTAAGAAAACCTGTTGTCCCATCGGGATAGATGGTAATACCGTGCCAAGTTATTCTACTCTTTCTTTTTAATAAAGGAAGTGAATTTAAATATATGTATAATGGAGTTATTTATAAAATTAGCAATTTTATTAAAGAAAAAATAGCTTATGGTTTTAAATGGAAAATTGTAGAATAAAAGGTTTAACGACTATCCTTAAATGGAGTAGAATAAGAGTTGAGTACTTATTCAAAGCGCAAGATCCCCAATTGGGGAAAGATATAGTCTGCACTGCAGTGAAAGCTGTGGATAATGTGTCAGGAGTAGGATTTCGTGTATTACCACGTGATGTAGATAAACTACCTAAAATTAGAACTGATATTGAAGTTATTCATAAATATTATGAACCAGTAGCTAAAGATCAAAGAAGAGAATATACAGATTTTGATTTTGATGAAGATGATGTAGTAACAATTAATGTGGGTGATTCTAAAGAAGGTTGGATCCAGTCTTTGGAATATTACTTTAAATTTTTAGTTAACCATGCTTATCGACCTTTAAAAAGAATTATATTTAATTATGATTCTGTGCGACCTAAAGGTGAAAAGCTTAAAACTTTTGGTGGTACAGCTTCTGGTCATCAGAGTTTAAAAAGAATGTTTACTAAAATTGATAAATTATTAAAAGAAAAGCCTGCTCGTGCTTTAGATCAGATAAAAAGAGTGAAATTAAAGCCAATAGATGCTATGGATGTTGCAAATATTATAGCAGAAAATGTTGTTTCTGGTGGAGTTAGACGTTCTTCTCAAATTTGTCTCTTTAGTCAAGAAGATAAAGAAATTGCTCAGGCTAAAAATAATTTATATGTTAAAGAAAATAATGAGTGGATCATTAATAAAGAGATATCTCACCGCCAGATGAGCAATAATAGTATTTTTTATGAAGCCAAGCCTTCTAAAAAGCAGCTGCAGTGGCATGTAAAGCAGATGCGTTTTAGTGGTGAACCTGGTTTTATTAATGCTGTAGAAGGAAGTAGAAGAAGAGAAAACTTTAAAGGTGTTAATCCCTGTGCTGAGATTCTTTTAGATTCTCGGGGAGTTTGTAATTTAACTTCTTTAAATGTAATGGCTTTTGTTGATGATGAAGGTCAACTTGATAAAAAAGCTATGTTTGAAGCGCAAAAGCTTTCTGCTAGGGCTGGTTATCGGATGGCTTTAATAGAATTTGAATTACCTGAGTGGGATCAAATTAATAAAAGAGATCGTTTAATAGGTACTTCCTTAACTGGCTGGCAGGATATGAAAAATGCAGCAGATTTAAATGAAGCTGCAGAAGCTAAATTATTAGAAGAATTGCGTCAAGTTGCTAAAAAAGCAGCTATAGAGATTGCTAAAGAAGCAGGAGATAATGAGCCTAAATTAATAACAACAGTTAAACCTGAGGGAACTCAAACTCAAATGCCTACAGTTTCTAGTGGACTCCATTATTCACATAGTGCTTATTATATTCGTCGAGTTAGAATTTCTGCTTCTGATCCTTTAGCAAGAGTTTGCGAAGAGTTAGAATATCCAATTCATCCTGAAGTTGGTCAAGATCCAGATGATCCAGAAACATTAGTAGTAGAATTCCCAGTTAAAGCACCTGAAGGTCAAGTTAAAGGTGATGTGGATGCTATAGATCAGTTAGAAACATATAAAATGTTTATGGAAAATTATGTGGATCATAATGCTTCAATAACTGTTCATGTTCGTGATGATGAGTGGGAAGCGGTAGAAGAATGGTTATGGGAAAATTGGAATAGTGTAGTTGGTATTTCCTTTATTTCCTATAGTGATAACTTTTATGATTTAATGCCTTATGAGGAAATAACTGAAGAAGAATATCAAGCAAGAAGAAAAGCAATGGAAAAGTTTAATCCTTCTTTAGTTTCTAAATATGAGACTGAATATCTAGAAAGAGAATTAGATAGTTCTTCTTGTGAAGGTGGAGCTTGCCCAGTTAGATAAATAAAAAATAGATAATTATAAAATATTTAGGTCCTGCTTTTAAAAGCAGGACCTAGGTATATAAAAGGAGTTTCAAATGAAAAAAAAGCTAAGATTTATTCTATTATTATTATTTTTTATGCTACTAAACAATTTTCTTTATGGAGTAATAGCTGCTGCTGAAACTGTTAGTTTAGGTATCCCTTCTAAAAATTCAGCTTTAACATTATTTAGTAATTGGAAGCAAATAACAGCAGAAGTTTCTAAAAGAAGTGGTTATCCTCTAGAAATTGTAATGGTCAAAAATCATCAGCAGTTAACAGAAAAAATGAAAGCAGGTGAAATTGATTTAGGTTATTATTCTCCTTTTTTTTATGTTGAAGCTGCTAAAAAAATTGATTTAACTCCTTTAGTGATGCGGGTTAAATTTGGCAGTCCTTATTATCGCGCTGGTTTTATAGTTAGTAAAGAATCTGAAATTAATTCAATAAATGATTTAAAAGATAAAAAAATAGCTTTAACAGCAGAAGCAGATTCTACTTCTGGCTATTATATTCCACTATCTATGTTAAAAAATAATAACTTGGATTTAAAAAAAGATCTCAAGCTTGTTTTTACAGGTAAACATATTAATGTTTTAAAAAGTGTAGTTTATCAGTCAGTTGCTGCTGGTGCCATAAAATTGTATATTCTAGATGAAGCTGCTAATCAAAAATTTAGGTCTCAGATTAAAATTATAGAGCGTTCTTTTTATTTGCCTGGTTCTTCAATTGCTGTGCTTAGTAATTTTGATCCAGAAAAACTAACTAAAATCAAAGCTGCTTTTTTAAGTTTAGCTACAGATAGTAAAGGTTTAGAAGCTCTTAAAGCAATGCAATTTGATGGTTTTGTAATTAGTAATGATCAATTATATAATCCAGTGAGGGATTATTTGAAAAATTTAGATTAATTTAAGTATCTATTTTAATAAATAGAAATAAAAATTAAGAGGTTTTTATCTTGTCCTTAAAAAAACGTTTAATTATATATATAATGCTTATTTTCTTATTTGTCATGGTTTTTGTTGGCTATATTTTAATTTCTCAACAAAAAGATATATTTCAAGAAGAAATAGAAAGAAGAGGTCGACTTTTAGCAAGTACTTTAGCTAAAATAAGTAGAGAGCCAATCCTTGTTTATGAATTTAGTGCTCTTAATCAAAATGTACTTTCCTTTAAAGGTGAAAAAGGAGTAATTGAAGCTAAAATTTTAAATAATAAAGGTCGCATTGTAGCTTCAATTGATAAAACAGAAGAAGGAGAATTTGCAGCTGCTAAATACTTTTCGGATTCCAAACAAAGTTATTTTGCAGATAAACTTTTGAGTATAGAAAAAATTAAGCATAACGAACTTGAAATGGGAAGAGCAGTTATAGTTTTATCTTTAGATTCAATGAATAAAAAAATAAATTATTCTGTTAAAATGATAGTTTTTATTTTAGGAATATCCTTTGTATTTTTATTTATATTTATTAATTTTGCTTCTAGTTATTTACTTAAACCAGTAATTTTACTAACTAATTTAGTTAGAAAAATTCCAGACAGTAAATTTGAAATTGAAGCATTAAAAAAGCAAAATCCACCAGCAGAATTAGAAGAACTTTATAATTCAATTATCTGGATGTACGAAGAAATGCTCCTTATTCGTAAAAGATTAATTGAAAAAACACAAATGGCAACTATCGGTAAAATGTCTGCCTATTTTGCTCACGAAATAAGGAACCCCTTAGAAGCAATGTCGGGAGCAGTAGAGGTTTTGAAAATTAAAGGTGATTTTTCTAATTCTAATAAAATGTTTTTTGATATTATAAAAGAAGAAATAGCTACTCTGAATAGTTTTTTAGATGAATTTTTAAATTTTACTAGAATTAAATCATATTCTTTTGAAAAATTTAATTTACCTAAACTAATTAAAGATATTATAATTTTATTGAAACCAATGTTTAAAGCTAAAAATATTGAATTAGTTTTTGATTTTGCAGAAAATGAAATTTTAATCGAAGCTGATCTTAATAAAATAAAAAGTGTAATTACAAATATTTTATTAAACGCCAAAGATGCGATTAAAGAAAAGGGACTTGTTAAAATAGAGCTGACTAAAAAGCAAGATTTAATCGAAATTAGAATTACAGATGATGGTCAGGGAATAAATAAAGCTGATTTAGATAAAATATTTAATCCCTTTTTTAGTACCAAAAAGGCAGGAAACGGAATTGGTTTAAGTATTGCTAAAGAAATAATTGAAGCTCATAAAGGCAAGATTTTAGTTAACTCTACTGCAAATACTATTTTTAGGATCCAATTACCTTTATCTGAGGATGATATAAATGAAAAAAATTCTAATAGTTGATGACAAAAAGAATATCTGTCGAGTTTTGACTGCAATTTTGGCAGCTGAAAATTATCTTGTTGACTCTGCTAATGATCCTTTAAAAGCTGTTGAGAAAGCTAAGAAATTTAAGCCAGATTTAATTATTTCAGATATTAAAATGCCTGGTTTAAATGGTTTAGAATTTTACCAACTTCTATTGCAAAATAATTTGGATTTAAAATTAATATTTATGACTGCTTTTGGTAGTATTCCAATGGCTGTTGAGGCAATTAAAATGGGGGCTTCGGAATTTTTAACTAAACCAATTGATTATGAAGAGTTAAAATTAAAAATTCGTAATTTATTATTTGATAATCAAAGTAATATTGCTTCTCATTATACTGAAAAATATCCTAAAATTATTGGTCAGAGTCAGGCAATTATAGATTTAATTGAAAAAATAGATTTAGCAGCAGATTATAGTTCAACAGTTTTAATTCAAGGAGAGAGTGGAACTGGCAAAGAGCTTGTAGCTCAAGCTTTACATTATCACAGTCAGAGAGCTACCGAAAAGTTTGTTGCTGTTAATTGTGCTGCTTTAGGTAGGAATTTAATTGAATCAGAGTTATTTGGCCACCGTAAAGGAGCTTTTACAGGTGCTATAAGTGATAAGAAAGGAAAATTTGAAATAGCAGATGGTGGTAGTATACTTTTAGATGAAATCAGTGAAATTGATTTAGATATTCAGGCAAAACTTTTACGTGTTTTACAAGAAAAAGAATTTGAAAAAGTTGGTGAAAATAGGACAATTAAAAGTGATGTGAGAGTAATTGCAACTACTAATCAAAATTTAGCTGAAATGGTAAAAAATAATAAATTTAGAGAAGACCTTTATTATCGTTTAAATGTGATTCCGATTTTTATGCCTCCTTTAAGAGCCAGAAAAGAAGATATTAAATTATTAGTTGATTTTTTTATAGATAAAATTTGTGAGAAAGAAAAAATTGTAAAGAAAACAATTAGCCAAGAAGCTATTGATGTCTTAAAACAGCATAATTGGCCAGGGAATGTAAGAGAATTAGAACATGTAATAGAGCGTTTAATAATTACAAACAGAAGTGAGAAAATATCTGCTTTAGCTGTTTATAATGAGCTGCCAAAGAGTAAATTAGAGGCTGCTAAATCTGGTTTAACAGAAAAAGAGAAATTAATTGAGGCTTTAAAAATAGCAAAAGGGAATAAAACAGAAGCAGCTAAAATTTTGGCAATCTCGAGAAGGACTCTTTATAACTGGCTGCAAAAATATGGTTTAGAAGAAGCCTAATTTCAGCTGAGAAAGCTTTACATTTTGGTGTGCAAAATAAAAAAAATTATACATTTTAAGAAAATAATTTATTTCAATTAAGGAAACCAGTTTTGAGTGGTTTCCTTTTTTTTATTAATTAAATGAGATTAAGGGCTGTTAAAATAGGCTTCAAGCTTAAATAAATAATTTGTTATCTTTTAATTATACTTTAGTTAAGTTAGGAATAAAAATTGCATTAGTTATAGTTGAATAAAAAAAGGGAGGAATTTAAAATGAAAAAAGTTCTATTAATTTTATTAATCTTAGCAATGTTTTTTAGTTTAACTATTAGTAATGCAGCTGCAGCTTATCCAGAAAAACCAGTGCAGATGATTGTTGCTTTTAGTGCTGGTGGAGGAACAGATACAGCTGCTAGAACAATAGCAAAATATTTTAAAAGATATACCGATCAGTCTTTAGTAGTTGTTAATAAACCAGGTGGAAGTGGGGAAGTTGGATTTACTCAATTAGCTATGGCCAAAACAGATGGTTATACAATTGGTTTTCTAAACACACCTCATGTTGTTACACCACCAATTATGAGAAAGACTAATTTTAGTTTAGATAGTTTTGTTCCCATTGCAAATATTGTTACAGATCCTGGTGTTTTAGTTGTTAGAAATGATGATCAGTTTGCAAATTTAGCTGAATTTATTCAGTATGCTCAAGCAAATAAGATTAGTACTGCAAGTGGAGCTCCTGGTGGAGATGACCATTTAGCCGGTTTAAATATTATGGATGAGACAAATGTTAAATTGACTATGATTCCATTTAATGGTTCTTCAGAACAAAAAAGTCAATTATTAGGTAAACATGTAGATGCTGCCTTAATGAATGCAAGTCAGGTTAAATCATTAGTTGATGCTGGTGATTTAAAAGTATTAGCAGTAATGGCTAAGAAAAGAAGCAGTTATTATCCAGAGGCACCAACCTTTATTGAAGCAGGTTATGAAGTTGTTTCTGGTTCTTCAAGAGGAATAGCAGCTCCTAAAGGAATGGACCAAGCTCAGATTGAAAAATTAGCTGCAGTTTGTGCAAAAATTGTAAAAGATGAAGATTTTTTAAGAGAAGCTGAAAATCTTAATTTAATTATGGATTATATGCCTCAAGCTGAATATCAAGCTTATTTAGCAGAAATGAATGCTAAATACAGCAAAATGTGGGAAGCTAATCCTTGGAATTAAATTTTAAATTTAAAGTCGGGAATTAGTCCCGGCTTTTTCTTTGCTTAAAAAATATAATTATTTTAATTAGTAATTATTATAAAATTAGAAACTAAGAGGTGAATTTAAATGGAAATGTGGAAAAGAGATAGAATAGTTGCTATCTTTATGCTTGTTTTATCAGGCTTAGCTTATTATGGGAGTAGATCCTTTTCAGAAATGGCACAAATTTTTCCTACTTACATCATTTATGTTTTAGCAATTCTTTCTTTGCTGCTTTTGCTAAAAACTTTTAATAAGGATAATTATAAGCATATAGAACAAGAAGTAGATCAAAAAACAGGTGAAGTTAAAGAGGTTATTGAAAAAGCTGAGGTAGTTACAATTGATCAAGAAGGTAAAAAAAGAGTGTTAATTACTGTACTTGCAACTATTGCTTATATATATTTAATGAATTATTTAGGCTTTTTTGTGACAACTTATTGTTTTATGTTTGTTTTATTTACCCTGCTAAAAGTAAATAATTTAATGGTGAAAATATTTGTACCATTATTTACTTCTGCTTTTGTTTTTTTGATTTTTAGAGTCTTTTTAACAGTTCCCACCCCAAAGGGGATATTTTTCTAAAAAGGAGTTGAGATAAATGTTTGGAATGGTATTTAATGCTTTTTCGGTTTTATTAATGCCTATCAATTTATTAGCTGTTGCGGCAGGGATGGTTTCGGGAATTATAGTTGGAGCTCTGCCTGGATTAACAGCAACAATGGCTGTGGCTTTATTAGTGCCAGTAACTTTTAGTATAAATCCAATTACAAGTTTAGCTATGTTAGGTGGAGTTTATTGTGGTGGTATTTATGGAGGTTCTATTTCTTCAATACTTTTAGCTACTCCAGGAACACCAGCTGCAGCAGCTACTGCTATTGATGGTCATCCAATGGCCCAAAAAGGAGAAGCTGGTCAAGCTTTAGGAATAGCAACTATTAGTTCTTTTTTCGGAGGAATTACTAGTGCAGTTGCTTTATTATTTATTTCTACCTGGTTAGTTCAATTTGCCTTAAAATTTGGCCCTTCAGAGTATTTCTTTTTAGCTGTTTTAGGTTTAACTACAATAGTAACTTTATCAACTGATTCATTACTAAAGGGACTTTTAAGTGGAGTTTTTGGACTTTTAATTGCAACAGTGGGGATGGATCCAATTAGTGCTTTTCCTCGCTTTACTTTTGGCAATGTTAATCTTTTAAGTGGGATTCCTTTTATGCCAGCTATGATAGGGTTATTTTCTGTTAGTCAGGTTTTGAAATTAATTCGTAAAGGTGGTACAATTTCTAATTCTACTGATAAAGTTAAAATAGGTAGAGTAATGCCTAATTTTAAAGAGTTTAAGAGATTATTACCAACTATTTTAAAAGGCTCAGGGATGGGAACAGTAATTGGTATCTTACCTGGAGCTGGTTCAACAATTGCTTCTTTTATTAGTTATAATGAGGCTAAACGCTCAGGCAAAAAAACAGATATATTTGGAGAAGGAGAACCTAAAGGGGTAGCTGCTACAGAGTCCGCTAACAATGGTGTAACAGGTGGTTCTTTGATTCCTTTACTTACTTTAGGAATTCCTGGTAATTCAGTTGCAGCTGTTTTATTAGGTGGATTAATGATTCAAGGTTTAATTCCTGGTCCAGATCTTTTTACTCTATATGGTGATATAACTTATGCTTTTATTGTTTCCTTATTTATAAGTAATATTTTTATGTTAGTTATTGGTTTAGCAGGTGCTAAATATTTTGCGAGGGTAACAAATGTTTCAAATAAAATATTAGTACCTATTATTTTAGTCTTAAGTGTTATTGGTTCTTTTTCAATTCAAAATAGTATTTTTGATGTTTGGTTGATGTTTGGTTTTGGTCTTTTAGGATTTTTATTTAATTTCCTTGGTTTTTCTTCAAGTCCAATTGTTTTAGCTTTAATTTTAGGACCAATAGCAGAAGAAGGATTTACTAGATCAATGCTTTTATCTGGAGGAGAATGGGGAATCTTTTTTAGTAACCCAATTTCTATAATTTTAATTAGTCTTTCAGTTATAGCTTTAATACCACCAATTATCCGTTATCTTAAAGATAGAAAGAAAATTTCGGAAAAAAATAATTAAAAAGGGGTGATTGCAGTAGTTTCAGAAAAGAATATAATAATCAACTTAATTTTGGCTTTGTTTTTAAGTGGTTTAATTGGCTTTGAAAGAGAACAGCATGAGAGACCTGCAGGTTTAAGAACTCATGTTTTAGTTGGGACTGGAGCAACAATAATTATGATGATTTCGCTGGCAATGCATGAGATTAATGTCGAAAATGATGCAGGTCGAATAGCAGCTCAGGTAGTTAGTGGAGTTGGTTTTTTAGGAGCAGGGACAATAATTAAAGAAGGATTTTCAGTTAAAGGTTTAACTACTGCAGCCAGCCTCTGGGCAACAGCAGCAATTGGTTTAGCAATTGGAGCTAATTATTATTTTTTAGCTGTTTTAACTACTTTGTTTGTCATAGTCAGCTTGTATTTGCTAAATAGTATAGAGTTTAATAAAAACTCAAAAAAATATAGACGTTTAAAATTTAGACTAAAAAATGAAAATGAAATTTTAAGTAAAATCAGTAATATTTTAAACACAGATCAGCTTCGGATTAGAGGTATGCAGATTAAAAGAGATTTTCGGAAGCTAAGTGAAAGTGAAAATGAAATAATAGTTAAATATAAACTAGAAAGTAGAGATAAAGAGAAATTATTACAAGCAGCAAACAAACTATTAGAAAATGAAGAAATAATAGAATTAGATATTAGTGATTAAAAAATTAATATTAAAATAAGATGTTAACAAAGTCTACCTTAATTG includes these proteins:
- a CDS encoding SIMPL domain-containing protein (The SIMPL domain is named for its presence in mouse protein SIMPL (signalling molecule that associates with mouse pelle-like kinase). Bacterial member BP26, from Brucella, was shown to assemble into a channel-like structure, while YggE from E. coli has been associated with resistance to oxidative stress.), whose product is MQNKNYYILTVGLIIAALILGGFFYQAVKNQNTIKVVGISKKAFTADKLKWALTFETKADQDQLEQGYLEMQKKLSDFKKEIKNVGIETEQFNVQPITVNKEFNYITKNGNSQRVFTGYKLKQYLFLITEDIEAVEDLVLDPLKLYNKDIIIAASNLEYFYSEIDELKKEILAEATVNAQTRAEKMLANTNLKIDKVISMNSGVFQITEPYSTNTSSLGVYNTSSKNKEISVTAHTTFSIK
- the serS gene encoding serine--tRNA ligase; amino-acid sequence: MLDMRFIRENPEVVAKAMEKRNMESPISEFQELDDKRRDLLYEAENLKNKRNINSDKIGELKRNGEDASDLISEMQTVSARIKELDQKVDEVETKLNKLLLSIPNIPNQSVPVGSDEADNKEIKKWGEPRKFDFDYKAHWDLGEDLDILDFERGGKVTGTRFTFLKGAGARLERALINFMLNLHTDEHGYKEVFPPFIANADSMTGTGQLPKFEKDMFKLEGLDYYLIPTAEVPVTNMYRDEILDVEQLPEYLTAYSACFRAEAGAHGRDTRGIIRQHQFNKVEMVKFVKPEDSYAELEKITADAEDVLQRLELPYRVVSLCTGDLTFSSAKTYDLEVWMPAYDSYREISSCSNFEDFQARRAGIRYRPEPNASTKFVHTLNGSGLAIGRTVAAILENYQNEDGTITVPKVLRDFMGTDIIK
- a CDS encoding ATP cone domain-containing protein, whose protein sequence is MSKSDMTVIKRDEREVAYSRDKITKAIYRAMIESGEDATEDDAEQVALDVESDLILEFYNEDQIPKVEEIQDLVEEKLMKAAYVTTAKAYILYRNKRQKTRLKRKKDRQENPLLSNDFLSKYKHQPNPFPTELGEFIYYRTYSRWLEEEQRREYWWETVKRAVEYNCSLAPTTKKEAEKLYDNVYNLNNFLAGRTLWTASTESSKKYGMSNYNCSFTVIDSFKAYQDLFYLLMIG
- a CDS encoding ribonucleoside-triphosphate reductase, adenosylcobalamin-dependent gives rise to the protein MDNVSGVGFRVLPRDVDKLPKIRTDIEVIHKYYEPVAKDQRREYTDFDFDEDDVVTINVGDSKEGWIQSLEYYFKFLVNHAYRPLKRIIFNYDSVRPKGEKLKTFGGTASGHQSLKRMFTKIDKLLKEKPARALDQIKRVKLKPIDAMDVANIIAENVVSGGVRRSSQICLFSQEDKEIAQAKNNLYVKENNEWIINKEISHRQMSNNSIFYEAKPSKKQLQWHVKQMRFSGEPGFINAVEGSRRRENFKGVNPCAEILLDSRGVCNLTSLNVMAFVDDEGQLDKKAMFEAQKLSARAGYRMALIEFELPEWDQINKRDRLIGTSLTGWQDMKNAADLNEAAEAKLLEELRQVAKKAAIEIAKEAGDNEPKLITTVKPEGTQTQMPTVSSGLHYSHSAYYIRRVRISASDPLARVCEELEYPIHPEVGQDPDDPETLVVEFPVKAPEGQVKGDVDAIDQLETYKMFMENYVDHNASITVHVRDDEWEAVEEWLWENWNSVVGISFISYSDNFYDLMPYEEITEEEYQARRKAMEKFNPSLVSKYETEYLERELDSSSCEGGACPVR
- a CDS encoding phosphate/phosphite/phosphonate ABC transporter substrate-binding protein, translating into MKKKLRFILLLLFFMLLNNFLYGVIAAAETVSLGIPSKNSALTLFSNWKQITAEVSKRSGYPLEIVMVKNHQQLTEKMKAGEIDLGYYSPFFYVEAAKKIDLTPLVMRVKFGSPYYRAGFIVSKESEINSINDLKDKKIALTAEADSTSGYYIPLSMLKNNNLDLKKDLKLVFTGKHINVLKSVVYQSVAAGAIKLYILDEAANQKFRSQIKIIERSFYLPGSSIAVLSNFDPEKLTKIKAAFLSLATDSKGLEALKAMQFDGFVISNDQLYNPVRDYLKNLD
- a CDS encoding sensor histidine kinase translates to MSLKKRLIIYIMLIFLFVMVFVGYILISQQKDIFQEEIERRGRLLASTLAKISREPILVYEFSALNQNVLSFKGEKGVIEAKILNNKGRIVASIDKTEEGEFAAAKYFSDSKQSYFADKLLSIEKIKHNELEMGRAVIVLSLDSMNKKINYSVKMIVFILGISFVFLFIFINFASSYLLKPVILLTNLVRKIPDSKFEIEALKKQNPPAELEELYNSIIWMYEEMLLIRKRLIEKTQMATIGKMSAYFAHEIRNPLEAMSGAVEVLKIKGDFSNSNKMFFDIIKEEIATLNSFLDEFLNFTRIKSYSFEKFNLPKLIKDIIILLKPMFKAKNIELVFDFAENEILIEADLNKIKSVITNILLNAKDAIKEKGLVKIELTKKQDLIEIRITDDGQGINKADLDKIFNPFFSTKKAGNGIGLSIAKEIIEAHKGKILVNSTANTIFRIQLPLSEDDINEKNSNS